CGCCGGGCGACCGACGACAGACTCGCCCCACGGCGTAAAGCCCGCGGCGGAAAACCCGGTAAACCTTACCAACTTGCCCAGCGAGTCTGCCGACCGTGGCGAACGGACAGGTGGTACGTCCGGGAATGGCCTCGTGATTTTTTCGGATTCTGTTACGGCAGCTAGAACCGGCCATTGGCTTTACATACGATGAGGACTGACGCCGCCGATCCCTGGGCAAAGGTTTCGCGGCTCGAGCATCGCAGGCAAGGAGCAATCATGTCGAATGTTGTGGCAGTCGTGCTCGGGGGCGGCCGCGGTACCCGGCTTTATCCGTTGACCAAGTTCCGGGCCAAGCCGGCCGTACCGCTGGCGGGGAAGTACCGGCTGATCGACATTCCGTTGTCGAATTGCTTGAACAGCGATATCAATCGCATCTACGTGCTGACCCAGTTCCTGTCGGTCAGTTTGCACCGACACATCCGTCGCACCTACAACTTCGACCCGTTCAGCGGCGGCTTTGTCGAATTGCTGGCCGCTCAACAAACGAACGACGCCACCGACTGGTATCAAGGAACCGCCGACGCGGTACGGCAGCACCTCCGCTACCTGCAGCAGCCGGGCATTGACTATGTGCTGATCCTGTCGGGCGATCAGCTCTATCGGATGGACTATCGGCAGATGCTCAAGACGCATCAAGAGAGCAACGCCGACGTCACCATTGCCGCGTTGCCGGTCGATCGCTCGCAAGCGGCCGGCTTTGGCATCATGCGTCTGAACGACGAAGGGCGCGTGATGGGCTTCCTGGAAAAGCCCAAGACCGAACAGGAACTCGAACACGTCCGAACCGACCCGGCCTGGATCGAAGCGCGCGGCATTCCCAGCCGCGGACGCGATTGCCTGGCCAGCATGGGCATCTATCTGTTCAATCGAGACAAGCTCGTTGATCTGCTGAGCAAAACCGACTACCACGATTTTGGCAAGGAAATCTTTCCGACGTCGATCCGCACCAACCGCGTGCAGGTCCACCTGTTCGACGGCTATTGGGAAGACATCGGGACGATCAAGGCGTTTTACGACTCCAACCTGCAATTGTGCCAGGCCAATCCCGAGTTCGACATGATGGCGGCGGCCGGCGCGATCTACACTCGCGCCCGGTTCCTGGCGGCGTCGCAGGTCTCGGGCGCGACGATCAAACGCAGCCTGATCAGCGACGGCTGCACGATCGACGAAGGGGCCGTCATCGAGAACAGCATCATTGGCCTGCGCTGCGTCATCGGCAAGAACGTCACGATTCGCAATTCGATCGTGATGGGCAACGACATGTACCAGATGCCCGAGGAAATCGAGGCCGACAAGAAGACCGGCAGGCCGCTGCTGGGCATCGGCGCCGGCACGTTGATCGATGGCGCGATCATCGACAAGAACTGTCGTGTCGGGTCGAACGTCCGCATCAAGAACGACCGGCACGTCCAGGAGACGCCCGACAGCGACATCGCGTTGATCCGCGACGGCATCGCAATCGTCCCCAAGGACGCCACGGTTCCCGACAATTGGCATTTCTAAGCAGTGAAGCTTGATTATGTACGTCAGACTCCTGGCGTCCGCCCTAGCCCCTAATCCCTAGCCCCTAGCCTCTCTTTCATGCGCTGGCTCGCCGAGCAGCTCGCGCGCTGGTTACGCCGCCCGCCGGTGCCGTTGGGCTTGCGCG
The DNA window shown above is from Planctomycetota bacterium and carries:
- a CDS encoding glucose-1-phosphate adenylyltransferase; translation: MSNVVAVVLGGGRGTRLYPLTKFRAKPAVPLAGKYRLIDIPLSNCLNSDINRIYVLTQFLSVSLHRHIRRTYNFDPFSGGFVELLAAQQTNDATDWYQGTADAVRQHLRYLQQPGIDYVLILSGDQLYRMDYRQMLKTHQESNADVTIAALPVDRSQAAGFGIMRLNDEGRVMGFLEKPKTEQELEHVRTDPAWIEARGIPSRGRDCLASMGIYLFNRDKLVDLLSKTDYHDFGKEIFPTSIRTNRVQVHLFDGYWEDIGTIKAFYDSNLQLCQANPEFDMMAAAGAIYTRARFLAASQVSGATIKRSLISDGCTIDEGAVIENSIIGLRCVIGKNVTIRNSIVMGNDMYQMPEEIEADKKTGRPLLGIGAGTLIDGAIIDKNCRVGSNVRIKNDRHVQETPDSDIALIRDGIAIVPKDATVPDNWHF